From Gloeocapsa sp. PCC 73106, one genomic window encodes:
- a CDS encoding type II toxin-antitoxin system HicB family antitoxin, translating into MSVKYELIICWSESDQAFIVEVPELPGCMADGQTYVEAVTNAEVVIQEWIETAQDLGRDIPNSLKAMNDLAQPTN; encoded by the coding sequence ATGTCGGTTAAATATGAATTAATTATTTGTTGGAGTGAATCAGATCAAGCTTTTATTGTGGAAGTGCCAGAATTACCTGGATGTATGGCTGATGGTCAAACTTATGTGGAAGCGGTGACTAACGCCGAGGTTGTCATTCAAGAATGGATTGAAACGGCTCAAGATTTAGGGCGCGATATTCCTAACTCTTTAAAAGCGATGAATGACTTAGCTCAACCAACTAACTAA
- a CDS encoding DUF4351 domain-containing protein, translating to MIAFLKNSSLPFSGNLSCGIEREKSLVIRLLKRRLGEIPAHLEAEIRNLPLEAVERLGEALLDFQSLEDLVSWLS from the coding sequence ATGATCGCCTTTTTAAAGAACTCATCTCTACCTTTTTCTGGGAATTTATCATGCGGTATAGAACGTGAAAAAAGTCTAGTAATCCGTCTGTTAAAGCGTCGTTTAGGAGAAATCCCCGCTCATTTAGAAGCAGAAATTAGGAACTTACCTCTAGAAGCAGTAGAAAGATTGGGTGAAGCTTTATTAGATTTTCAAAGTCTAGAAGATTTAGTTAGTTGGTTGAGCTAA